From Saccharothrix espanaensis DSM 44229, the proteins below share one genomic window:
- a CDS encoding VOC family protein: MASRLNPYISFAGNAREAMEFYKSVFGGTLNLSTFGEFGPPDAPEGDKIMHGQLDTPSGYTLMGADTPPGMSHNPGDNITVSLSGDDGDELRGYWEQLADGGQVTVPLEKQMWGDEFGACVDRFGIAWMVNIQGEQA, translated from the coding sequence GTGGCCTCACGACTCAACCCGTACATCAGCTTCGCGGGCAACGCGCGCGAGGCGATGGAGTTCTACAAGAGCGTCTTCGGGGGCACCCTGAACCTGAGCACCTTCGGCGAGTTCGGCCCGCCCGACGCGCCCGAGGGCGACAAGATCATGCACGGCCAGCTGGACACGCCGAGCGGCTACACGCTGATGGGCGCCGACACGCCGCCCGGGATGTCGCACAACCCGGGCGACAACATCACCGTCAGCCTCAGCGGCGACGACGGTGACGAACTGCGCGGCTACTGGGAGCAGTTGGCCGACGGCGGGCAGGTCACCGTGCCGCTGGAGAAGCAGATGTGGGGCGACGAGTTCGGCGCGTGCGTAGACCGTTTCGGAATCGCGTGGATGGTCAACATCCAGGGCGAGCAGGCATAG
- a CDS encoding GIY-YIG nuclease family protein, translating into MSVHEFAKSLRTLHVECGKPSYHRIRGLAPEHALPPATVSEVLNGKRLPKAEFMQAFVRALLRHRDGGDTRRHDEEVARWRRKWQHAVLSPRSTRSLLDRGLSARDESGGRWGDAEGGCYALYGPDGEAVYIGQTDANLGTAVRARLALLLDPVAEVELWPAPRGRSLDVLERAVYRKALGERADLPPSHRFPLTGEDGDVRIARRAAELARLAASVVDGDTGEATRRALAVEATRLARLAVARFARSTGRSAAEVSADLTE; encoded by the coding sequence GTGTCCGTCCACGAGTTCGCGAAGAGCCTGCGAACGCTGCACGTCGAATGCGGCAAACCCAGCTACCACCGGATCCGGGGGCTCGCCCCGGAGCACGCCCTGCCGCCCGCGACCGTCAGCGAGGTGCTCAACGGCAAGCGGCTGCCCAAGGCCGAGTTCATGCAGGCGTTCGTCCGCGCCCTGCTGCGCCACCGCGACGGCGGCGACACCCGCCGGCACGACGAGGAAGTGGCGCGGTGGCGGCGCAAGTGGCAGCACGCCGTGCTGAGCCCGCGCTCCACCCGTTCCCTGCTCGACCGCGGCCTGTCCGCGCGAGACGAGTCCGGCGGGCGGTGGGGCGACGCCGAAGGCGGGTGCTACGCGCTGTACGGCCCGGACGGCGAAGCCGTGTACATCGGACAGACCGATGCCAATCTGGGCACGGCCGTCCGAGCCCGCCTGGCCCTGCTGCTCGACCCGGTCGCCGAGGTCGAGCTGTGGCCAGCGCCGCGCGGTCGGTCACTGGACGTGCTCGAACGCGCCGTCTACCGGAAGGCCCTCGGAGAACGCGCGGACCTCCCCCCGTCCCACCGGTTCCCGCTCACCGGCGAGGACGGGGACGTGCGCATCGCCCGCCGTGCCGCCGAACTGGCCCGGCTCGCCGCGTCCGTGGTGGACGGCGACACCGGCGAGGCGACGCGACGGGCCCTGGCCGTGGAGGCGACCCGGTTGGCGCGCTTGGCCGTTGCCCGCTTCGCGCGGTCGACCGGGCGTTCGGCGGCGGAGGTGTCCGCAGACCTCACGGAGTGA